ATCATGAGCAGCAGCTGATCTTTTATTGAGGATCATATTCATCTTTCTGTTGAGTGAAGTAGTTCTGAAGCAAGTTATGGCCTCACATTTTGGTGTGCTTGTCTATGAGATCTTGAGTCTGCGTCGAgtgaggaatttcatcatcaataTTGAAGTTAGCTTGTAAATCCTCTAAAGTAAAACCTTCAACCCAAATTGTCATGAAAAACAAAAGCATTTTCCCGATCATCAATCTGCAAGTATAGAACTTTTTGACCGAATTAAGACTGTTGTAAGTCGCACAGATTTCTTCTGACTTTAAGCGAACACCCTTGTGGTTGTGGATAGTGAAAACTACTACTAGACCCACTTTTACAATTTTTCCGACTGACAAATCCACGGGCGTAAAACCTTATCCGCGCCCCCGTTGTCGGGGATAAAATTATTCGCCGACCCAAAATTTAGAATTTatgtttcgttttcttcttcattcCCAAAATAGCCTTCAGTATACTATTCTTCTTCGTTTCTGTTTCGTTTATTTTCAGAAACATTTTATTCTGATCTCAGCGCGGAGGATTTGAGAGATTGATCGTCTGAAATTCAATCTTACGATGAAGATTATCATCTACTGTTAAATATGATCAATAGAAATCGCAAGATAAGTTCCTTCTATCAACAACTTTTTGTTTTCCTGAAAATGGTTTTATGATTTCGGAAATTTTAAACTTCTGATTACAACTCAATTTGTTAGTCTAATCTTGATCGGAGTAAGGATCTTTCTTCATCTAATCTTGATCTGTCTATTGAGATAAAAATTTcgaaaaaaaattaggaaattgTTTCTAGGGTTATTGACTGAAATTTAATTTACTCCCTATTTTTAGTATTGATCGAAAAAATGTAAACCAGATTTGAATTTAGGACATCTTAACTATTGTTACTATTAAATCAATTCGAATTTTGctaatttttaattttcaaaatgaaaatgcaAAAAAGAAATCTACGGGTCTTTGCTACTAAAACCCTAAGCCGAAGATTACTTACTAATTTGGATCCCAAGTTACAATCTCCTAGAGTTATTTTTATTATTCGCTGGAGAATCTAGGGTTTCCAAGAGCTCTTATGGCAAATTCTAGCTAATTGCAGGAAGAATTTTTGTTCATTAAATGAAAACTCTGGGAGATGCTGGAATTGTGGTGTTGTTGCCGTGTCTATAATGTTTCTCTCTTGTGAATCTTGTAAAAGCTTTCAACCGGTTCATACTTCCGTGGATTATTTCCATATTTTCGGATTGTGAGTATATTGATTATGTTTTGTTCCGATTGTGTTTTAGACAATAATTGTTTATTAAGATGCCCTAATTGGATTTCTAACATAGCAGGGAGAAAGTATTTGAGATAGAGGAAACCAATCTGGAGAAAACATATAAAGAATGGCAGAAGAAACTAATTCATCCTGATTTGGTTCATACGAAATCTGAGGTTTGTTTCACCATTTTCACACAATTTTCTTTTTCCGCGATTTATGGAAGCAATTGACGGGGCCTCTTTAAGAAGTTTTTGCATTTGATACGAGATAAGTGGTGATTCGATTAGTCGTAACCATGTATAGTTGTTCGTATGGAAGGTATACATTAAATAGATGTTATTTTGAGCTCTTTGCATCTTATGTAAGTTTCTGCATTTGATGTTATGTATGCTGGTCATGATTGTCATTGCCTGTGTTTGTTTGGTTAATGTTCTAGTGCATACTTCTATGGGGTATATTAATTAACAACAGTCTATTTTATTATGTTGTTGGTAAGCAACAGTCTAATTTACTCGACAACTTAGCTTTAGTTAGTTATGTTGTACACGTCATCTGGAAAATTATTGAGTACATATACATATTTGATTAGTAGTTGAAAATTCTCTTTTTTTAGTCGTGTGTAGGTAAACTTCAGTATGTTTGTTCGATATGATTTTTTACTTCGACTTTAAACTGTATATGTGTGGTGATTTTCCTTTATTCTTTGTTCGTTTCTTTTTCCCTTATAGTTTCTCGTGTGTGGCTTCTATTGTATTTAGTCAGATTTGGAACGTGGTTGTCAAGCTTTAAAGGATCCAGTTCTAGATGGTGCAAACCTTAAAGGGTATGCGTATTTGGAGTCTTATTCGTGATTCAAATGGGTTTAAAACAGAACACTAAAAGAGGAAAGACAATATCTATTTCAGGTAAATACACTTTTGGGGTTTGTTAtgtataacaggttatgcagcaAACTGAAACGGTGCATAACAGTTATGCTGCCATCTATAAagggtgcataacaagttatgcaactgcTTTAACCtgtataacttgttatgcattaaaCTAAAAGggtgcataacaggttatgcacccATCTTTAAATGGTTATGCAGATTAAATTAACTGAATAACAACAACACCTTCTTGTTCAAGCATAATAGCATGTACATTGAAACGGTAATCAGTCTATTAATCAAATTTTCACATTGTAAGGTTATTTTTAGCCCGTGCTTCTAAGTTCATCTATAGCCCTGATCTTAATTCTGTCTTATCTTGCAGGAATTGGATGAAGAACCTAATCCGAACTACTACAAGATCAAATTCTTGATTCTAGAGTATCTGAATGCCGCTTGGGAGTTAGCGAGGAGCTTAACAATGGGATACACTCATGGACCTGAGTACAAGGAGGGTTGGTTTTGCATCTTGCTAAGGCTTATGGGATTAGCACTCCCTGGCATTTCAGCTCACTGCCCCACAGACTACGTTAAGTCTGTCAGGCTCGGGAGAATGTCATCATCCTCGTATTCTTCTCCATCTAGATATCCCTCCAGAAGATCAAAATTTGTGTCTGCTATAATTCTAAATGAAGAATTAAACTTGCAGTGTCCTTACTGTAAGAATAAAACTTGTGGTGATTCCctttattttctgtttttttttttttttggtttcttatatCTCCTCGTGTATGGCTTCTGTTTTCTTTAGTCAGATCTGGAACGTGGTTGTCAAGCTTTACAGGATCCAGTTCTAGATGATGCAAACCTTGAAGTGTATGCGTATTATAAGTTTTGTTCGTGATCCAAGCGAGTTCAAAAGAGAACACCAAAAGAAGGACTAGCTGTTTCAGGTGAATACACTTTGGGGGTTTGTTAtgtataacaggttatgcagcaAACTGGAAGggtgcataacaggtcatgctgcCATCTTTAAagggtgcataacaagttatgcaactacTTTAACCtgtataacttgttatgcagattaAATTAACTAAATAACTTGTTACGCAACCACTTTGAGCCGTTATAAtatttctgaaaatgaatttTTACAGTAGTTTAATTTATGGACACTTGGCAGCTTTGTATGTTAGGATTGATCTATGTTGAGAATTTGGTGGAAAGAGGGAACACTAGTTTAAATATCATGAAAATGAATTTTCACAGTAGTTTAATTTATGGAAACTTGGCAGCTTTGAATGATATGACTGATCTTTGCACAATGCTAGTATTTTTATTAGTGTGACTCGCAGTTGCTTATTGTCCTATT
This window of the Papaver somniferum cultivar HN1 unplaced genomic scaffold, ASM357369v1 unplaced-scaffold_65, whole genome shotgun sequence genome carries:
- the LOC113343690 gene encoding uncharacterized protein LOC113343690 isoform X2; translated protein: MFLSCESCKSFQPVHTSVDYFHIFGLEKVFEIEETNLEKTYKEWQKKLIHPDLVHTKSEELDEEPNPNYYKIKFLILEYLNAAWELARSLTMGYTHGPEYKEGWFCILLRLMGLALPGISAHCPTDYVKSVRLGRMSSSSYSSPSRYPSRRSKFVSAIILNEELNLQCPYFRSGTWLSSFTGSSSR
- the LOC113343690 gene encoding uncharacterized protein LOC113343690 isoform X1 is translated as MFLSCESCKSFQPVHTSVDYFHIFGFREKVFEIEETNLEKTYKEWQKKLIHPDLVHTKSEELDEEPNPNYYKIKFLILEYLNAAWELARSLTMGYTHGPEYKEGWFCILLRLMGLALPGISAHCPTDYVKSVRLGRMSSSSYSSPSRYPSRRSKFVSAIILNEELNLQCPYFRSGTWLSSFTGSSSR